Within the Haloarcula rubripromontorii genome, the region TCCCGCATTCGGGGCACTTCTTCGTGATGATGGGAGCCCAGATCCAGATTGCATCCTCGCCGCTCTGGACGTACCGGTCGAACTCGTCTTGCCACGTATTGTACCCCGCAACGCGGGTCGCTTCGGGACACTGGAGCTTGATGAGCAGGGTGTTCCGGGCACTGTAGTCGTGGAACTTCGACTGCACGTCAAGCCACTCCTGGAACTGCTCGCTGGCCTGTGCCTCGTTCGTGAGGTCGGCAAGATCTTCGACCCACGAGTCAAGCTGCTCGCGCATCTCGTCGTCTCGGGAGTCCGAATCGTCGAATGTGCAGGTGCTCTGCTGGCTAGACTGCTCTGGAGTGTCTGACTGTATCGTTGACATTGGTCTATCTCCGGGACGCGCTCTCGGGCACGCCCCCGCACCTCCACTGGGGGTCAGAAAATCGACGCTGTAGCTCAGTGAGAAGGGACCTTGCCACTAACCAACACTAACTGGTATATCAGGCAGTGTGTTGGTTAGCCTGCGAGTTGGCTACTCCTTGCTTTGCGCCTCCCAGCCCTCATGGAAGTACACCAGCGCTAAGTCCGAGTCGAAGCACTTGCCGGACGGGACGTGCTGCAAGACTTCTTGCTCTGGAATCGGCTCAACCACGCCCTCCGCAAGCAGACGAGTGACTACGTCGCGGCTCCGTGGCTCGTCGATCTCAACGGTATCGGGACGCTGCCGGTCGCGGTCCTGTGCGATCTGTTCGCGCTCGAAACGCTCGTAGTCTGGAACTGTTTCGGTCGGGTCCATAGTGGAGAATCCCTCACTCGACTGGGAGACACAAAATTAGCGCTAACCAACAATTGAGAAGCACTGCAGGGGATGTTGGTTAGGACACACCACCGTTTCCGCAAAACCACTAGATCAGGCGCATGGAATCTCCGGGATCGTCGCCGATGATGTCCGCCAATCCGTAGACAGCGATTGAGTCCGTATACCCCTGCGCTCGGACTGCCTTCTCGATCCCCTTCTTCGCTGGCTTATCATCAGTGAGTACGACAACACCTGTCGTTTCCCGGTCTCTGACGTACTGGATGGCCAACCCGGCGAGAATCGCATCGGTTTTCTCTACCTCGTGTTCAACTTGCTCGGTTTCGTTCGCAATGGTTCGTCTGGCGATATCGCTCCCAGCGACAGCGTCTCCATCCGCCGGCGATGGAGCCTCTATGATTGTGGCCCAGCCCTCGTTGAGCGCTGTTTGGACGCGGTCCGTCTTTGCTCCACCGAGTTCACCGATCACGCGCTGTGGGAGTTTACAGATAACGCCGGCGTTCTGAATTGCACTCCGAAAGCGTCGATACTGAGAGTTCGAGGGACGGCCGATCGCATAGAATATGTTTGCGTCAACGAGGACGTCTTGGTCGGCAGCGAACGGTATGTCGGTTCCCATCCGAGAGACTCACCTATCGGGGTCCGACGTACGGGCCGGGGCACCAGATATTTCATCAAGGTCAGGGAGATCAATTGTATCATATACATCTGGGAAGAGATACTTGAAGAACGGGTCATGCTCCTGACCGACAGCCAGTGTCGGTTTCAGCGCGTAGATGATCATCATCGCTTCTGTCTCGCGAACGTCGATATCAGTGGCGACCATCCGTTGGGTTGTCTTGCCCGCGAAGTGGAGTCCAGCACCCCGTAATGCAGCAATGAGCTTTCCAATACCGTAGCGGTCCATGAAATACTCAACGTCTTCGTCGACTTCCTGAAGCGCAAGGGCGTGGAGAACGGTTGGCGTGATAACAATCGGGACGTACTGCTCAACGATGATTACCGGGTCAGCAGTCAGTTCCTGAGGGCGCGTCGAATCAT harbors:
- a CDS encoding DUF7437 domain-containing protein, whose product is MTSDHNHVRPDGGIDALDPPPMDIMDEETLKPETLAQNAARLETIVQLLNHPALARVYVYVCYWGPVAPPEIMDALDLSKSTTYEYVDQLVDLGLVDRDDSTRPQELTADPVIIVEQYVPIVITPTVLHALALQEVDEDVEYFMDRYGIGKLIAALRGAGLHFAGKTTQRMVATDIDVRETEAMMIIYALKPTLAVGQEHDPFFKYLFPDVYDTIDLPDLDEISGAPARTSDPDR